In Geminocystis sp. NIES-3708, a single window of DNA contains:
- the ureC gene encoding urease subunit alpha — translation MSYFMDRRAYAETYGITVGDRLRLADTELMIEVERDYTVYGDEVKFGGGKVIRDGMGQSGISRADGSVDTVITNALILDWWGIIKADVGIKDGKIFKIGKAGNPEIQPQVDIIIGAVTEVIAGEGMILTAGGIDTHIHFICPQQIETALASGITTMIGGGTGPATGTNATTCTPGEWHIYRMLESADAFAMNIGFLGKGNSSQPEGLIEQVKAGVMGLKLHEDWGTTPWSIDTCLSIADEYDVQVAIHTDTLNEAGFVEDTINAFKNRVIHTYHTEGAGGGHAPDIIKVCGQMNVLPSSTNPTRPYTMNTLEEHLDMLMVCHHLDRGIPEDVAFAESRIRRETIAAEDILHDLGAFSMIASDSQAMGRVGETIIRTWQTAHKMKVQRGHLNPPQSSLINGGDMNDNFRAKRYVAKYTINPAITHGIADHVGSIEEGKLADLVLWKPAFFGAKPELVIKGGMIAYAQMGDANASIPTPQPRHSQPMFGSFGGAIASTSLTFVSQASLDLDIRGKLGLHKPTIAVKNTRNLSKADMKLNDYAPNMEVDPETYEVRADGELLTCEPVDVLPMAQRYFLF, via the coding sequence GGGATGGGATGGGGCAATCGGGCATTTCAAGGGCAGATGGTTCAGTAGATACGGTTATCACTAACGCTTTAATCCTAGATTGGTGGGGAATAATTAAAGCAGATGTGGGTATTAAAGACGGTAAAATTTTCAAAATTGGTAAAGCAGGAAACCCTGAAATTCAGCCCCAAGTGGATATTATCATCGGTGCGGTAACAGAAGTTATCGCTGGAGAAGGAATGATTTTAACTGCCGGTGGTATTGATACCCATATCCATTTTATTTGCCCTCAACAAATTGAAACCGCTCTTGCATCTGGAATTACAACTATGATTGGTGGTGGTACAGGACCAGCTACAGGCACAAATGCAACCACTTGCACCCCCGGAGAATGGCATATATACAGAATGCTAGAATCTGCTGATGCTTTTGCTATGAATATCGGTTTTTTAGGCAAAGGTAATAGTAGCCAACCAGAGGGATTAATTGAACAAGTTAAAGCGGGTGTAATGGGGTTAAAATTACATGAGGATTGGGGTACAACTCCTTGGAGTATAGATACTTGTTTAAGTATAGCTGATGAATATGATGTACAAGTTGCTATTCATACCGACACTCTAAATGAGGCGGGATTTGTGGAAGATACCATTAACGCTTTTAAAAACAGGGTGATTCATACTTATCATACGGAAGGGGCAGGAGGTGGTCACGCACCAGATATTATTAAGGTATGTGGGCAAATGAATGTTTTACCTTCTTCAACTAATCCTACTCGCCCTTATACCATGAATACCCTCGAAGAACATCTCGATATGTTGATGGTATGTCATCATTTGGATAGAGGTATTCCTGAAGATGTCGCTTTTGCTGAGTCTCGCATTCGCCGTGAAACCATTGCTGCTGAAGATATTTTACATGATTTAGGGGCTTTTAGCATGATTGCCTCAGATTCTCAAGCTATGGGTAGAGTAGGAGAAACTATTATTCGCACTTGGCAAACCGCCCATAAAATGAAGGTACAAAGAGGACATTTGAACCCCCCTCAATCCTCCCTTATCAATGGAGGAGATATGAATGATAATTTTCGGGCGAAGCGTTATGTTGCTAAATATACTATTAACCCTGCTATTACTCATGGTATCGCTGATCATGTGGGTTCGATCGAGGAAGGTAAATTAGCCGATTTGGTGTTGTGGAAACCTGCTTTTTTTGGGGCAAAACCTGAGTTAGTCATCAAAGGTGGCATGATTGCCTATGCACAAATGGGAGATGCTAATGCTAGTATTCCGACACCGCAACCGAGACACTCTCAACCGATGTTCGGTAGTTTTGGAGGTGCGATCGCATCTACATCTTTAACTTTTGTTTCTCAAGCATCTTTAGATTTAGATATTCGAGGAAAATTAGGATTACATAAGCCAACGATTGCAGTAAAAAATACTCGTAATTTAAGTAAAGCAGATATGAAGTTAAATGATTATGCACCGAATATGGAAGTTGATCCTGAAACCTATGAAGTACGAGCAGATGGAGAACTTTTAACTTGCGAACCTGTTGATGTATTACCAATGGCACAACGTTATTTCTTGTTTTAA
- a CDS encoding serine/threonine-protein kinase, translating into MNLSLSNGTILINKYRIIKELGKGGFSRTYLIENIQENFQQYLLKEFLPNDNIKTEFNQKSLNLFNQEASILSKLKHPQIPRFLDWFQENNNFFIVQEYIKGDNYWQLLYTKKIEQKLFSESEIVLFLKDLLIVLDYIHHNRIIHRDISPDNIIYSTEINKPVLIDFGGVKEKMTEIINHGYKEKKGTIIGKRGYSAPEQLTTGECYQNSDIYALGATALVLLTGKEPEILFNSFSRKKSWIEYVNFSEELRLILEKMLEEYPQDRYNSAMDVLADLEKMNKTSIDNYSTLDNEKTHLIIPLQNITKTENDNTVIHENLEQKIEKNTFKNTEEKSFKNFILLSGIIVFSLTIITLVLQAPHINAICKRLDNCARDKQYQEIFNDILVDGKEVMTREKNIKKIEDLTLQQQDMQEIIKDFKNIPNDVKVYDQAQQELKIYQDKLTVIDKKIQTENQTNLEFQELVKNMDNLKEKTSTANTIKKNRNLKLEWEQINVKLNEFNSNLLISSQVSNKITETEENIAKINQNIQNLQAQAKAKADRIAKEKVQLRTYTSPSSPVVKYTAPQKTQNRSKKTSKATNNNNKNLNKNPSNYTPKKNPPTTQKIPISAPGSVW; encoded by the coding sequence ATGAATCTTTCTTTATCTAACGGCACAATTTTAATAAATAAATATCGAATTATTAAAGAATTAGGGAAAGGCGGTTTTAGTAGAACCTATTTAATAGAAAATATTCAAGAAAATTTTCAACAATACTTATTAAAAGAATTTTTACCGAATGATAATATTAAGACAGAATTTAATCAGAAATCTTTAAATTTATTTAATCAAGAAGCATCTATTTTATCAAAATTAAAGCATCCTCAAATACCTAGATTTTTAGATTGGTTTCAAGAAAATAATAATTTTTTTATTGTACAAGAATACATTAAAGGAGATAACTATTGGCAATTACTTTATACAAAAAAAATAGAACAAAAATTATTTTCAGAATCAGAAATTGTCTTATTTTTAAAAGATCTACTTATAGTATTAGATTATATACATCACAATAGAATTATTCATCGAGATATATCTCCTGATAATATTATTTATTCTACTGAAATTAATAAACCTGTTTTGATAGATTTTGGCGGTGTTAAAGAAAAAATGACAGAGATTATTAATCATGGTTATAAAGAAAAAAAAGGTACAATAATTGGTAAAAGAGGCTATTCTGCTCCAGAACAATTAACCACAGGAGAATGTTATCAAAATAGTGATATTTATGCTTTAGGTGCAACAGCTTTAGTCTTATTAACAGGAAAAGAGCCAGAAATATTATTTAATAGTTTTAGTCGAAAAAAATCTTGGATAGAGTATGTTAATTTTAGTGAAGAATTGAGATTAATTTTAGAAAAAATGCTAGAAGAATATCCTCAAGATAGATATAATTCAGCGATGGATGTTTTAGCAGATTTGGAAAAGATGAATAAGACAAGTATTGATAATTATTCTACACTAGATAATGAGAAAACTCATCTTATTATACCATTACAAAATATAACTAAGACTGAAAATGACAATACAGTTATTCATGAAAATCTTGAGCAAAAAATAGAGAAAAATACTTTTAAAAATACAGAAGAAAAATCTTTTAAAAATTTTATACTTTTATCTGGAATAATAGTCTTTAGTTTAACTATCATCACTTTAGTTTTACAAGCACCCCATATCAATGCTATTTGTAAAAGATTAGATAACTGTGCTAGAGATAAACAATATCAAGAAATTTTTAATGATATTTTAGTCGATGGAAAAGAAGTTATGACTCGTGAAAAAAATATTAAAAAGATAGAAGATTTAACATTACAGCAACAAGATATGCAAGAAATAATTAAAGATTTTAAAAATATTCCTAATGATGTTAAAGTTTATGATCAAGCACAGCAAGAATTAAAAATATATCAAGATAAATTAACTGTAATTGATAAAAAAATTCAAACAGAAAATCAAACTAATTTAGAGTTTCAAGAATTAGTCAAAAACATGGATAACTTAAAAGAAAAAACTTCAACAGCTAATACTATTAAAAAAAATCGAAATTTAAAATTAGAATGGGAACAAATAAACGTAAAATTAAATGAATTTAACTCTAATCTCTTAATAAGTTCTCAAGTAAGTAATAAAATTACTGAAACAGAAGAAAATATTGCTAAAATAAATCAAAATATTCAAAATTTACAGGCTCAAGCTAAAGCTAAAGCTGATAGAATTGCAAAAGAAAAAGTGCAATTAAGAACATATACATCACCTTCTTCCCCTGTTGTAAAATATACTGCACCTCAAAAGACTCAAAATAGATCTAAAAAAACGTCAAAAGCTACAAATAATAACAATAAAAATCTGAATAAAAATCCATCTAATTATACACCTAAAAAAAATCCCCCCACAACTCAAAAAATACCCATATCTGCCCCCGGCTCGGTATGGTAA